GCCCTCAGGACACCTGACAGTCCCATGAAGACTGCAAGGCCTGCAATACAGGTCCCTCGAGATTGCTATGCCCCCTCCTCCGTATGGCGCAAACCCGAACTCTTCAATGGTCGGGCCAAAAATGATAGCTGCTCGAGTTCTTACTGCAGCTGCAATGTGGGCAGGGGCAGAATCGTTTGAGACGACCGCATCACATCTCGAAAGAAGGGCAGAAAGTCTTCCGATGTCTGTCTGTCCAATTGCGTTTATCACCTGCGCGCTCCCCTCCAGCACTTTATTGCCCACCTCAGCGTCAGCTTCATCCCCGACCATCACCACCGATAAATTCTTACTTGAGATGAGTTCATTGGCGATTTCTGCAAACTTCTGAGCCGGCCACATTTTTGTCTTTCTCCTCGCACCGGGCGCTATGCCCACAACCAAGCCCCCAGAGTAGTCATTTTCCAACAAGAATCCGTCAGCCCACACAATATCGTCAACATCCGGGCGCATAGCAGGCGCGGCGCCAGAAGTATCAACTCCCATCAGTTTTACTGCATCAAGATACCTATCCACCACGTGCAACCCTGGAGGTTTGCTTTTTCTAAGCAAAGCAAGCCTTCTGGAAACATGGTTCTTCTTGTACGTTATAACTCTTTTCGCGCCAGAAAGAACAGTAAGTGACCGCGACCTCGCATTCGAGTGAAGGTCAATAAGAACATCGAAGTCCTCTTTTCTCAACCCAAAGGCCAGGGCCTTGAAACTCTCGCCCTCCTTCCACTCAATAACCCTGCTCAGATAGGAGTTGTTCTTGAGAACACCCGCATATTGAGACCTGACAATGAACACAATTTCAGAGCGAGGGTAGGTCTGCCTGAGAACTTTCAGAACGGCGGTTGCCAGAACAACGTCTCCAAGAGAACTGAGTCTTATTATCCCGATCTTCACTGGAGCAAACCCATGACCGCAGAGTAGACTTCCTCAACCTTGATTGAGTTCACATCCATGTCTCCTGACCTGACTGCAATCACATGAGAACCCTTTGGCTTCCAAACATCCGGGTTTGTCTTTCCATAAATTCCTACAGCTTTTGTCCCCACTGAGGCAGCAACATGGAAAAGACCCGTATCGTTACCCACATAAACCTGGACATGCTTGAATATGGCCGCAAGAAGCTTTAGCTTCGTGGCTTTACAGATGATCGGTTCTGCTTTCATCTGCCTTGCAACATCTTCTCCCCAGCTCTCTCCTCTTCCCACAATCATGACAATTCTTGCATTTGGAAGCAAGGAGAGCCTGTCCCCCAGCTCTGAATACCTCTCCAGAGGCCACCTGGCATAATCACGTGCACCACCGGGATGAATCGCGAAGAGCTTATCATCTCTCTTAACGCCCCAGCTCTCTAAGGCACTGGCTGCCTCATCTTCCCACTCGCGGCCGACATACATCCGTTCTTTCACTTCCCCGATCGAGACCCCCAGGGGTTCTGCAATTGAGAGATACATTTCGGACATTTGCATTCTTTCTCGGGGAATAGAGACTTCAATATTGTAGAACGCGTTCTTTTTGACGCGAGGAAAGGTGGGTTCTGTCGGACCGATTCTGTATCTTGCCCTGCCCAGGAGGGTGACCATATCACTGGTG
This genomic interval from candidate division TA06 bacterium contains the following:
- a CDS encoding lipopolysaccharide heptosyltransferase family protein, which gives rise to MRALERRLKEIAIRAIGGLSSGYKLDFRDINIDSVKRILLVKQHDQLGDLLLFSPVLPAVRNRFPNAYIAVCTRGYTKDVVLEDPLVDDVLVIHRRLGNWRVRDLACAARCLVLGFDLAIVFNTISHSFTSDMVTLLGRARYRIGPTEPTFPRVKKNAFYNIEVSIPRERMQMSEMYLSIAEPLGVSIGEVKERMYVGREWEDEAASALESWGVKRDDKLFAIHPGGARDYARWPLERYSELGDRLSLLPNARIVMIVGRGESWGEDVARQMKAEPIICKATKLKLLAAIFKHVQVYVGNDTGLFHVAASVGTKAVGIYGKTNPDVWKPKGSHVIAVRSGDMDVNSIKVEEVYSAVMGLLQ
- a CDS encoding glycosyltransferase family 9 protein; protein product: MKIGIIRLSSLGDVVLATAVLKVLRQTYPRSEIVFIVRSQYAGVLKNNSYLSRVIEWKEGESFKALAFGLRKEDFDVLIDLHSNARSRSLTVLSGAKRVITYKKNHVSRRLALLRKSKPPGLHVVDRYLDAVKLMGVDTSGAAPAMRPDVDDIVWADGFLLENDYSGGLVVGIAPGARRKTKMWPAQKFAEIANELISSKNLSVVMVGDEADAEVGNKVLEGSAQVINAIGQTDIGRLSALLSRCDAVVSNDSAPAHIAAAVRTRAAIIFGPTIEEFGFAPYGGGGIAISRDLYCRPCSLHGTVRCPEGHFRCMEEIGSEEVFEAVEKILEEAPNF